Proteins from one Esox lucius isolate fEsoLuc1 chromosome 19, fEsoLuc1.pri, whole genome shotgun sequence genomic window:
- the zmp:0000001167 gene encoding protein phosphatase 1 regulatory subunit 12A isoform X2, with protein sequence MAATDRSRSEAAKQRRQDQLQRWLGSETDQTGPGPGTRDVSTGTGSRRARVRFAQGAVFMAACSAGDREEVALLLRQGANINHANIDGLTALHQACIDENAEMVQFLVESGSDVNRGDNEGWTPLHAAASCGFIQITKYLIEHGARVGAVNSEGELPLDVATEDAMERLLKAEIKKQGIDVDMARREEERVMLADANAVLAGSGTLAPHPNTKATALHVAAAKGYIEVMKVLLKCGLDVDSRDVDGWTPLHAAAHWGQEEVCSLLADSMCDMAALNNVGQTPLEVADDALVETLEELTKKQNTLRSEKAKLSHPTVIETSPPLNTAPVRPRSREKICLHEREKHPPPALTSSPPEEEEEEGGQSGGQSGGQTETQDQAKASSSSSSEEEEDESESDAESEKAKNREIINNLNNKRNSSAPHATSMATNPSGNTVKKDLGKPPVPEVPPVATGTAPGSWRTSLRKAGSSVTLCPSGGTDPSQEPTRGVSESGLGMTRSASSPRLSSDNATETKEPRTAWVNPTPTRRLFSVPDSHPDTTSSWLSRSSSYTRRLNSTGSDFSSSTPSLPRSSSYGRRLDDPTVTSTTGTGSSSSAGLNRLNILVAQRQAQEQAEKKEQGSVTSTSNSVTPTTGSSGSDLETKQRRKSYLTPVRDEEAEAQRKARSRHARQSRRSTQGVTLTDLQEAEKTMKTAQTDKGREKTKKEEEEKEANKKKAEEGEVSWRSRIASLQKSDLLGLTQPAGAPRPLTSSQESSAGGESESDRVTRESRERRRARARRRAQRAGESDDNDPSGEEEVGGNGQDPRHSGSRSDVSCNDYLDRGGGSETKDYKKLFEEVSRENGQLQSQLLDTQRTVSQTRLDLDKATQRQERFSDCSAMLELEKKERRMLEHRVAELEEELKVLGDLRADNQRLKDENGALIRVISKLSK encoded by the exons ATGGCGGCGACTGACCGTTCCCGGTCCGAAGCTGCAAAGCAGCGACGGCAGGATCAGTTACAGCGATGGCTGGGCTCGGAAACCGACCAGACAGGACCAGGACCGGGTACGCGGGATGTGTCGACCGGAACAGGGTCGCGGCGGGCCCGGGTTCGGTTCGCTCAGGGAGCCGTGTTTATGGCAGCCTGTTCGGCTGGGGACCGAGAGGAGGTGGCGTTGCTCTTACGGCAGGGTGCTAACATCAACCATGCTAATATAGACGGACTGACGGCGCTTCATCAG GCATGTATCGATGAGAATGCAGAGATGGTGCAGTTCTTGGTGGAGAGCGGGAGTGACGTAAACCGTGGGGACAATGAGGGGTGGACTCCCCTTCACGCTGCAGCCTCCTGTGGGTTCATCCAGATCACCAA GTACCTGATTGAGCATGGGGCACGTGTGGGGGCGGTGAACAGTGAAGGAGAATTACCCCTGGATGTGGCCACTGAGGACGCCATGGAGAGACTGCTGAAGGCAGAGATCAAGAAGCAGG GCATAGATGTGGACATGgcgaggagagaagaggagcgTGTGATGCTGGCAGATGCCAATGCGGTGCTGGCCGGGAGTGGCACCCTGGCACCGCACCCCAACACCAAGGCCACGGCGCTGCATGTGGCAGCCGCCAAAGGCTACATCGAGGTCATGAA AGTGCTGCTGAAGTGTGGTCTGGATGTGGACAGCAGGGATGTGGACGGCTGGACCCCCCTGCACGCTGCAGCTCATTGGGGCCAGGAGGAGGTGTGCTCCCTGCTGGCTGACAGTATGTGTGACATGGCTGCACTCAACAACGTG GGCCAGACCCCCTTGGAAGTAGCAGATGATGCCCTGGTGGAAACTCTGGAGGAGCTGACCAAGAAACAGAACACT CTACGCTCGGAGAAAGCCAAGTTGTCTCATCCTACAGTCATCGAGACCAGCCCTCCCCTCAACACGGCTCCGGTTCGACCACGCAG CCGAGAAAAGATCTGCCTCCACGAGCGAGAGAAGCATCCTCCCCCGGCCCTGACCAGCAGCCccccagaggaggaggaggaggagggaggtcaGAGCGGGGGTCAGAGCGGGGGTCAGACGGAGACTCAGGACCAGGCCAAAGCCTCCAGCAGCTCCAGTTCGGAAGAGGAAGAAGACGAGTCCGAGAGCGATGCTGAATCAG AGAAAGCCAAAAACCGAGAGATAATAAACAACTTGAACAACAAACGCAACAGCTCCGCCCCTCATGCTACCTCCATGGCAACCAACCCTTCAGGAAACACGGTCAAAAAG GACCTGGGCAAGCCCCCAGTCCCCGAGGTGCCCCCAGTCGCCACTGGTACGGCCCCTGGCTCCTGGAGGACCTCTCTACGCAAGGCAGGCAGCTCCGTGACCCTCTGTCCCTCAGGGGGCACTGACCCCAGCCAGGAGCCCACTCGTGGGGTGTCAGAGTCTGGCCTGGGGATGACCCGCTCGGCATCCAGTCCACGCCTCAGCTCTGATAACGCTACGGAGACCAAG GAACCCAGGACTGCCTGGGTCAACCCCACTCCAACCAGACGTCTCTTCAGTGTCCCAGACAGCCACCCAGACACCACTAGCAG CTGGCTGAGTCGTAGTTCCTCTTACACCCGACGCCTCAATAGCACAGGAAGTGATTTCAGTAGCTCCACCCCCTCCTTGCCTCGCAG CTCATCTTATGGACGCAGACTGGATGACCCCACGGTGACCTCGACAACAGGAACAGGAAGTAGCTCCTCCGCTGGACTCAATCGACTAAACATTCTGGTGGCACAGAG gCAGGCTCAGGAGCAGGCGGAGAAGAAGGAGCAGGGTTCTGTCACCAGCACCTCCAACTCTGTCACACCAACGACAGGAAGCAGTGGCAGTGACCTGGAGACCAAGCAGAGGCGCAA GTCCTACTTGACGCCGGTGCGTGATGAGGAAGCTGAGGCCCAGAGGAAAGCTCGTTCCCGGCACGCCAGGCAGTCACGCCGATCCACTCAG GGGGTGACGCTGACAGACCTTCAGGAAGCGGAGAAGACCATGAAGACGGCACAGACGGACAAAGGTAGAGAAAAGACcaaaaaggaggaggaggagaaggaggcaaACAAGAAGAAGGCTGAAGAGGGG GAGGTCAGCTGGAGGTCACGTATTGCCAGCCTGCAGAAATCTGACCTTTTGGGGTTGACTCAGCCTGCCGGTGCCCCCCGCCCCTTGACCTCCAGCCAGGAGAGCAGTGCAggaggggagagtgagagtgacCGCGTGACCAGGGAGAGCAGGGAGCGTCGAAGAGCCCGGGCCAGGCGGAGAGCCCAGAGGGCTGGGGAG AGTGACGACAATGACCCCAGTGGCGAGGAGGAGGTCGGAGGTAATGGGCAGGATCCTCGACACTCCGGCTCCAG GTCGGATGTGTCTTGTAATGACTATCTGGACAGAGGAGGAGGCTCGGAAACAAAGGACTACAAGAAG TTGTTTGAGGAGGTGTCCAGAGAGAACGGTCAGCTCCAGTCTCAACTTCTGGACACCCAGAGAACCGTCTCTCAAACCAGACTAGACCTGGACAAGGCTACGCAG AGGCAGGAGAGGTTCAGTGACTGCTCAGCCATGCTAGAGCTGGAGAAGAAG GAGCGGAGGATGTTGGAGCACCGTGTGGctgagctggaggaggagtTAAAG GTGCTGGGTGACCTGAGAGCAGACAACCAGCGGCTGAAGGATGAGAATGGAGCGCTGATCAGAGTCATCAGCAAGCTCTCTAAATAG
- the zmp:0000001167 gene encoding protein phosphatase 1 regulatory subunit 12A isoform X4, which translates to MAATDRSRSEAAKQRRQDQLQRWLGSETDQTGPGPGTRDVSTGTGSRRARVRFAQGAVFMAACSAGDREEVALLLRQGANINHANIDGLTALHQACIDENAEMVQFLVESGSDVNRGDNEGWTPLHAAASCGFIQITKYLIEHGARVGAVNSEGELPLDVATEDAMERLLKAEIKKQGIDVDMARREEERVMLADANAVLAGSGTLAPHPNTKATALHVAAAKGYIEVMKVLLKCGLDVDSRDVDGWTPLHAAAHWGQEEVCSLLADSMCDMAALNNVGQTPLEVADDALVETLEELTKKQNTLRSEKAKLSHPTVIETSPPLNTAPVRPRRTSISRMSSREKICLHEREKHPPPALTSSPPEEEEEEGGQSGGQSGGQTETQDQAKASSSSSSEEEEDESESDAESEKAKNREIINNLNNKRNSSAPHATSMATNPSGNTVKKDLGKPPVPEVPPVATGTAPGSWRTSLRKAGSSVTLCPSGGTDPSQEPTRGVSESGLGMTRSASSPRLSSDNATETKEPRTAWVNPTPTRRLFSVPDSHPDTTSSSSYGRRLDDPTVTSTTGTGSSSSAGLNRLNILVAQRQAQEQAEKKEQGSVTSTSNSVTPTTGSSGSDLETKQRRKSYLTPVRDEEAEAQRKARSRHARQSRRSTQGVTLTDLQEAEKTMKTAQTDKGREKTKKEEEEKEANKKKAEEGEVSWRSRIASLQKSDLLGLTQPAGAPRPLTSSQESSAGGESESDRVTRESRERRRARARRRAQRAGESDDNDPSGEEEVGGNGQDPRHSGSRSDVSCNDYLDRGGGSETKDYKKLFEEVSRENGQLQSQLLDTQRTVSQTRLDLDKATQRQERFSDCSAMLELEKKERRMLEHRVAELEEELKVLGDLRADNQRLKDENGALIRVISKLSK; encoded by the exons ATGGCGGCGACTGACCGTTCCCGGTCCGAAGCTGCAAAGCAGCGACGGCAGGATCAGTTACAGCGATGGCTGGGCTCGGAAACCGACCAGACAGGACCAGGACCGGGTACGCGGGATGTGTCGACCGGAACAGGGTCGCGGCGGGCCCGGGTTCGGTTCGCTCAGGGAGCCGTGTTTATGGCAGCCTGTTCGGCTGGGGACCGAGAGGAGGTGGCGTTGCTCTTACGGCAGGGTGCTAACATCAACCATGCTAATATAGACGGACTGACGGCGCTTCATCAG GCATGTATCGATGAGAATGCAGAGATGGTGCAGTTCTTGGTGGAGAGCGGGAGTGACGTAAACCGTGGGGACAATGAGGGGTGGACTCCCCTTCACGCTGCAGCCTCCTGTGGGTTCATCCAGATCACCAA GTACCTGATTGAGCATGGGGCACGTGTGGGGGCGGTGAACAGTGAAGGAGAATTACCCCTGGATGTGGCCACTGAGGACGCCATGGAGAGACTGCTGAAGGCAGAGATCAAGAAGCAGG GCATAGATGTGGACATGgcgaggagagaagaggagcgTGTGATGCTGGCAGATGCCAATGCGGTGCTGGCCGGGAGTGGCACCCTGGCACCGCACCCCAACACCAAGGCCACGGCGCTGCATGTGGCAGCCGCCAAAGGCTACATCGAGGTCATGAA AGTGCTGCTGAAGTGTGGTCTGGATGTGGACAGCAGGGATGTGGACGGCTGGACCCCCCTGCACGCTGCAGCTCATTGGGGCCAGGAGGAGGTGTGCTCCCTGCTGGCTGACAGTATGTGTGACATGGCTGCACTCAACAACGTG GGCCAGACCCCCTTGGAAGTAGCAGATGATGCCCTGGTGGAAACTCTGGAGGAGCTGACCAAGAAACAGAACACT CTACGCTCGGAGAAAGCCAAGTTGTCTCATCCTACAGTCATCGAGACCAGCCCTCCCCTCAACACGGCTCCGGTTCGACCACGCAG GACCTCAATTTCTCGTATGAGCAGCCGAGAAAAGATCTGCCTCCACGAGCGAGAGAAGCATCCTCCCCCGGCCCTGACCAGCAGCCccccagaggaggaggaggaggagggaggtcaGAGCGGGGGTCAGAGCGGGGGTCAGACGGAGACTCAGGACCAGGCCAAAGCCTCCAGCAGCTCCAGTTCGGAAGAGGAAGAAGACGAGTCCGAGAGCGATGCTGAATCAG AGAAAGCCAAAAACCGAGAGATAATAAACAACTTGAACAACAAACGCAACAGCTCCGCCCCTCATGCTACCTCCATGGCAACCAACCCTTCAGGAAACACGGTCAAAAAG GACCTGGGCAAGCCCCCAGTCCCCGAGGTGCCCCCAGTCGCCACTGGTACGGCCCCTGGCTCCTGGAGGACCTCTCTACGCAAGGCAGGCAGCTCCGTGACCCTCTGTCCCTCAGGGGGCACTGACCCCAGCCAGGAGCCCACTCGTGGGGTGTCAGAGTCTGGCCTGGGGATGACCCGCTCGGCATCCAGTCCACGCCTCAGCTCTGATAACGCTACGGAGACCAAG GAACCCAGGACTGCCTGGGTCAACCCCACTCCAACCAGACGTCTCTTCAGTGTCCCAGACAGCCACCCAGACACCACTAGCAG CTCATCTTATGGACGCAGACTGGATGACCCCACGGTGACCTCGACAACAGGAACAGGAAGTAGCTCCTCCGCTGGACTCAATCGACTAAACATTCTGGTGGCACAGAG gCAGGCTCAGGAGCAGGCGGAGAAGAAGGAGCAGGGTTCTGTCACCAGCACCTCCAACTCTGTCACACCAACGACAGGAAGCAGTGGCAGTGACCTGGAGACCAAGCAGAGGCGCAA GTCCTACTTGACGCCGGTGCGTGATGAGGAAGCTGAGGCCCAGAGGAAAGCTCGTTCCCGGCACGCCAGGCAGTCACGCCGATCCACTCAG GGGGTGACGCTGACAGACCTTCAGGAAGCGGAGAAGACCATGAAGACGGCACAGACGGACAAAGGTAGAGAAAAGACcaaaaaggaggaggaggagaaggaggcaaACAAGAAGAAGGCTGAAGAGGGG GAGGTCAGCTGGAGGTCACGTATTGCCAGCCTGCAGAAATCTGACCTTTTGGGGTTGACTCAGCCTGCCGGTGCCCCCCGCCCCTTGACCTCCAGCCAGGAGAGCAGTGCAggaggggagagtgagagtgacCGCGTGACCAGGGAGAGCAGGGAGCGTCGAAGAGCCCGGGCCAGGCGGAGAGCCCAGAGGGCTGGGGAG AGTGACGACAATGACCCCAGTGGCGAGGAGGAGGTCGGAGGTAATGGGCAGGATCCTCGACACTCCGGCTCCAG GTCGGATGTGTCTTGTAATGACTATCTGGACAGAGGAGGAGGCTCGGAAACAAAGGACTACAAGAAG TTGTTTGAGGAGGTGTCCAGAGAGAACGGTCAGCTCCAGTCTCAACTTCTGGACACCCAGAGAACCGTCTCTCAAACCAGACTAGACCTGGACAAGGCTACGCAG AGGCAGGAGAGGTTCAGTGACTGCTCAGCCATGCTAGAGCTGGAGAAGAAG GAGCGGAGGATGTTGGAGCACCGTGTGGctgagctggaggaggagtTAAAG GTGCTGGGTGACCTGAGAGCAGACAACCAGCGGCTGAAGGATGAGAATGGAGCGCTGATCAGAGTCATCAGCAAGCTCTCTAAATAG
- the zmp:0000001167 gene encoding protein phosphatase 1 regulatory subunit 12A isoform X3 — translation MAATDRSRSEAAKQRRQDQLQRWLGSETDQTGPGPGTRDVSTGTGSRRARVRFAQGAVFMAACSAGDREEVALLLRQGANINHANIDGLTALHQACIDENAEMVQFLVESGSDVNRGDNEGWTPLHAAASCGFIQITKYLIEHGARVGAVNSEGELPLDVATEDAMERLLKAEIKKQGIDVDMARREEERVMLADANAVLAGSGTLAPHPNTKATALHVAAAKGYIEVMKVLLKCGLDVDSRDVDGWTPLHAAAHWGQEEVCSLLADSMCDMAALNNVGQTPLEVADDALVETLEELTKKQNTLRSEKAKLSHPTVIETSPPLNTAPVRPRRTSISRMSSREKICLHEREKHPPPALTSSPPEEEEEEGGQSGGQSGGQTETQDQAKASSSSSSEEEEDESESDAESEKAKNREIINNLNNKRNSSAPHATSMATNPSGNTVKKDLGKPPVPEVPPVATGTAPGSWRTSLRKAGSSVTLCPSGGTDPSQEPTRGVSESGLGMTRSASSPRLSSDNATETKEPRTAWVNPTPTRRLFSVPDSHPDTTSSWLSRSSSYTRRLNSTGSDFSSSTPSLPRSSSYGRRLDDPTVTSTTGTGSSSSAGLNRLNILVAQRQAQEQAEKKEQGSVTSTSNSVTPTTGSSGSDLETKQRRKSYLTPVRDEEAEAQRKARSRHARQSRRSTQGVTLTDLQEAEKTMKTAQTDKGREKTKKEEEEKEANKKKAEEGEVSWRSRIASLQKSDLLGLTQPAGAPRPLTSSQESSAGGESESDRVTRESRERRRARARRRAQRAGESDDNDPSGEEEVGGNGQDPRHSGSRSDVSCNDYLDRGGGSETKDYKKLFEEVSRENGQLQSQLLDTQRTVSQTRLDLDKATQRQERFSDCSAMLELEKKVLGDLRADNQRLKDENGALIRVISKLSK, via the exons ATGGCGGCGACTGACCGTTCCCGGTCCGAAGCTGCAAAGCAGCGACGGCAGGATCAGTTACAGCGATGGCTGGGCTCGGAAACCGACCAGACAGGACCAGGACCGGGTACGCGGGATGTGTCGACCGGAACAGGGTCGCGGCGGGCCCGGGTTCGGTTCGCTCAGGGAGCCGTGTTTATGGCAGCCTGTTCGGCTGGGGACCGAGAGGAGGTGGCGTTGCTCTTACGGCAGGGTGCTAACATCAACCATGCTAATATAGACGGACTGACGGCGCTTCATCAG GCATGTATCGATGAGAATGCAGAGATGGTGCAGTTCTTGGTGGAGAGCGGGAGTGACGTAAACCGTGGGGACAATGAGGGGTGGACTCCCCTTCACGCTGCAGCCTCCTGTGGGTTCATCCAGATCACCAA GTACCTGATTGAGCATGGGGCACGTGTGGGGGCGGTGAACAGTGAAGGAGAATTACCCCTGGATGTGGCCACTGAGGACGCCATGGAGAGACTGCTGAAGGCAGAGATCAAGAAGCAGG GCATAGATGTGGACATGgcgaggagagaagaggagcgTGTGATGCTGGCAGATGCCAATGCGGTGCTGGCCGGGAGTGGCACCCTGGCACCGCACCCCAACACCAAGGCCACGGCGCTGCATGTGGCAGCCGCCAAAGGCTACATCGAGGTCATGAA AGTGCTGCTGAAGTGTGGTCTGGATGTGGACAGCAGGGATGTGGACGGCTGGACCCCCCTGCACGCTGCAGCTCATTGGGGCCAGGAGGAGGTGTGCTCCCTGCTGGCTGACAGTATGTGTGACATGGCTGCACTCAACAACGTG GGCCAGACCCCCTTGGAAGTAGCAGATGATGCCCTGGTGGAAACTCTGGAGGAGCTGACCAAGAAACAGAACACT CTACGCTCGGAGAAAGCCAAGTTGTCTCATCCTACAGTCATCGAGACCAGCCCTCCCCTCAACACGGCTCCGGTTCGACCACGCAG GACCTCAATTTCTCGTATGAGCAGCCGAGAAAAGATCTGCCTCCACGAGCGAGAGAAGCATCCTCCCCCGGCCCTGACCAGCAGCCccccagaggaggaggaggaggagggaggtcaGAGCGGGGGTCAGAGCGGGGGTCAGACGGAGACTCAGGACCAGGCCAAAGCCTCCAGCAGCTCCAGTTCGGAAGAGGAAGAAGACGAGTCCGAGAGCGATGCTGAATCAG AGAAAGCCAAAAACCGAGAGATAATAAACAACTTGAACAACAAACGCAACAGCTCCGCCCCTCATGCTACCTCCATGGCAACCAACCCTTCAGGAAACACGGTCAAAAAG GACCTGGGCAAGCCCCCAGTCCCCGAGGTGCCCCCAGTCGCCACTGGTACGGCCCCTGGCTCCTGGAGGACCTCTCTACGCAAGGCAGGCAGCTCCGTGACCCTCTGTCCCTCAGGGGGCACTGACCCCAGCCAGGAGCCCACTCGTGGGGTGTCAGAGTCTGGCCTGGGGATGACCCGCTCGGCATCCAGTCCACGCCTCAGCTCTGATAACGCTACGGAGACCAAG GAACCCAGGACTGCCTGGGTCAACCCCACTCCAACCAGACGTCTCTTCAGTGTCCCAGACAGCCACCCAGACACCACTAGCAG CTGGCTGAGTCGTAGTTCCTCTTACACCCGACGCCTCAATAGCACAGGAAGTGATTTCAGTAGCTCCACCCCCTCCTTGCCTCGCAG CTCATCTTATGGACGCAGACTGGATGACCCCACGGTGACCTCGACAACAGGAACAGGAAGTAGCTCCTCCGCTGGACTCAATCGACTAAACATTCTGGTGGCACAGAG gCAGGCTCAGGAGCAGGCGGAGAAGAAGGAGCAGGGTTCTGTCACCAGCACCTCCAACTCTGTCACACCAACGACAGGAAGCAGTGGCAGTGACCTGGAGACCAAGCAGAGGCGCAA GTCCTACTTGACGCCGGTGCGTGATGAGGAAGCTGAGGCCCAGAGGAAAGCTCGTTCCCGGCACGCCAGGCAGTCACGCCGATCCACTCAG GGGGTGACGCTGACAGACCTTCAGGAAGCGGAGAAGACCATGAAGACGGCACAGACGGACAAAGGTAGAGAAAAGACcaaaaaggaggaggaggagaaggaggcaaACAAGAAGAAGGCTGAAGAGGGG GAGGTCAGCTGGAGGTCACGTATTGCCAGCCTGCAGAAATCTGACCTTTTGGGGTTGACTCAGCCTGCCGGTGCCCCCCGCCCCTTGACCTCCAGCCAGGAGAGCAGTGCAggaggggagagtgagagtgacCGCGTGACCAGGGAGAGCAGGGAGCGTCGAAGAGCCCGGGCCAGGCGGAGAGCCCAGAGGGCTGGGGAG AGTGACGACAATGACCCCAGTGGCGAGGAGGAGGTCGGAGGTAATGGGCAGGATCCTCGACACTCCGGCTCCAG GTCGGATGTGTCTTGTAATGACTATCTGGACAGAGGAGGAGGCTCGGAAACAAAGGACTACAAGAAG TTGTTTGAGGAGGTGTCCAGAGAGAACGGTCAGCTCCAGTCTCAACTTCTGGACACCCAGAGAACCGTCTCTCAAACCAGACTAGACCTGGACAAGGCTACGCAG AGGCAGGAGAGGTTCAGTGACTGCTCAGCCATGCTAGAGCTGGAGAAGAAG GTGCTGGGTGACCTGAGAGCAGACAACCAGCGGCTGAAGGATGAGAATGGAGCGCTGATCAGAGTCATCAGCAAGCTCTCTAAATAG